The following coding sequences lie in one Mycteria americana isolate JAX WOST 10 ecotype Jacksonville Zoo and Gardens chromosome 13, USCA_MyAme_1.0, whole genome shotgun sequence genomic window:
- the LOC142416658 gene encoding solute carrier family 2, facilitated glucose transporter member 11-like isoform X8: MRSSGRSFPHSAGCSRGEAAIECCSRGLYDSCMTVGRYDTKAQGIGICVQPLYIGEVAPKHLRGGMAMGTSIFLTGGILTGQIIGLRELLGGELYWPLLLSSSCLPAFAQLLFLPWFPESPRYLLIDRGDELSCAKALKRFHGSSEDYQREMEDIQRECFALHGEKPKKPWQLFTDRGVRWQLITVIVMTMGQQLSGINAIYFYATYIFEQAGISAEKIPYVTLGTGACECLTALTCGLLIDYVGRRCLIIGGYLLMTLWSIVLTFSLTYQELYSWVPYVGMTSVFAFILSFGLGPGGITNTLIAELFIQSSRPAAYIIGGTISWISFFTIGMLFPFIVTGLKQYCFLVFLLECSSVAAFIFLVIPETKNKSFLEIKKEFHKLNFGRNTKKKETELYERRQLHDEFLKNSV; encoded by the exons ATGAGGAGCTCAGGCCGCAGCTTTCCCCACTCTGCGGGCTGCAGCCGTGGGGAAGCAGCGATCGAGTGCTGCAGTCGCGGGCTGTATGACAGCTGTATGACAGTCGGGAGGTATGATACCAAAGCGCAAG GTATTGGGATTTGTGTGCAGCCTCTGTATATTGGGGAGGTTGCCCCAAAACATCTTAGAGGTGGCATGGCCATGGGGACTTCCATCTTTCTGACCGGGGGGATTCTGACAGGACAAATAATTGGTTTGAg AGAATTACTAGGTGGAGAATTGTATTGGCCTCTGTTGCTATCCAGCAGCTGTTTGCCAGCATTTGCCCAACTTTTATTCCTGCCATGGTTTCCTGAAAGTCCCAGATATCTTCTTATTGACAGAGGTGATGAGCTGAGCTGTGCCAAAG ctTTGAAGCGATTTCATGGTTCTTCAGAGGACTATCAAAGGGAGATGGAAGACATCCAGCGGGAATGTTTTGCCTTACATGGGGAGAAACCCAAGAAGCCCTGGCAATTATTCACGGATCGTGGTGTGAGATGGCAGCTCATTACTGTGATTGTGATGACTATGGGCCAACAGCTCAGTGGGATAAATGCT atTTATTTCTATGCAACTTACATTTTTGAACAAGCTGGGATCTCAGCAGAAAAAATCCCGTATGTGACACTCGGCACTGGAGCTTGTGAATGCCTCACAGCCCTCACCTGC GGTTTACTGATAGACTACGTGGGAAGAAGATGTCTCATCATCGGGGGTTATCTCCTTATGACCCTTTGGAGCATTGTTTTAACATTCTCTCTGACTTACCAG GAGCTGTACTCATGGGTGCCTTATGTGGGCATGACGTCTGTATTTGCCTTCATCTTGAGCTTTGGGTTGGGACCAG GTGGCATAACAAATACTCTGATAGCTGAATTATTTATACAGTCTTCACGTCCTGCTGCTTACATTATAGGAGGGACTATTAGTTGGATTAGTTTCTTCACAATTGGAATGCTCTTCCCCTTCATAGTG actgGACTGAAGCAGTATTGTTTTCTGGTGTTCTTACTGGAGTGTTCCTCAGTTGCTGCTTTCATCTTCCTTGTAATTCCTGAGAcaaaaaacaaatcttttctggAAATCAAAAAGGAATTCCACAAGCttaattttggaagaaataccaaaaaaaaggaaacagagcttTATGAAAGAAGACAACTCCAcgatgaatttttaaaaaattctgtgtaa
- the LOC142416658 gene encoding solute carrier family 2, facilitated glucose transporter member 11-like isoform X2: MIPKRKFPSWTLFLAVCAVGIGGTFQYGYNVSIINAPTQHIHRFLNETWTSRYHKELNPDLLTFLWSVIASIFSLGGLCGALIGGSMAIRLGRKGALLMNNIIAILASILMGISFPTGLFELLIAGRFLIGINSGIGICVQPLYIGEVAPKHLRGGMAMGTSIFLTGGILTGQIIGLRELLGGELYWPLLLSSSCLPAFAQLLFLPWFPESPRYLLIDRGDELSCAKALKRFHGSSEDYQREMEDIQRECFALHGEKPKKPWQLFTDRGVRWQLITVIVMTMGQQLSGINAIYFYATYIFEQAGISAEKIPYVTLGTGACECLTALTCGLLIDYVGRRCLIIGGYLLMTLWSIVLTFSLTYQELYSWVPYVGMTSVFAFILSFGLGPGGITNTLIAELFIQSSRPAAYIIGGTISWISFFTIGMLFPFIVTGLKQYCFLVFLLECSSVAAFIFLVIPETKNKSFLEIKKEFHKLNFGRNTKKKETELYERRQLHDEFLKNSV, encoded by the exons ATGATACCAAAGCGCAAG TTCCCCAGCTGGACCTTGTTTCTGGCTGTTTGTGCTGTTGGAATTGGAGGGACCTTTCAGTATGGGTATAATGTTTCCATTATCAATGCACCCACCCAG CATATACACAGGTTCTTAAATGAAACCTGGACTAGTCGTTACCACAAGGAACTAAATCCAGATTTGCTGACTTTTCTTTGGTCTGTCATTGCTTCTATATTTTCCCTTGGAGGCCTATGTGGAGCCCTCATTGGAGGCAGCATGGCGATTCGGCTAGGCAG aaaAGGAGCTCTTTTGATGAATAATATTATAGCAATACTGGCCTCCATTTTAATGGGGATCAGTTTTCCTACAGGATTGTTTGAGTTACTGATTGCTGGAAGGTTTTTGATTGGCATAAATTCAG GTATTGGGATTTGTGTGCAGCCTCTGTATATTGGGGAGGTTGCCCCAAAACATCTTAGAGGTGGCATGGCCATGGGGACTTCCATCTTTCTGACCGGGGGGATTCTGACAGGACAAATAATTGGTTTGAg AGAATTACTAGGTGGAGAATTGTATTGGCCTCTGTTGCTATCCAGCAGCTGTTTGCCAGCATTTGCCCAACTTTTATTCCTGCCATGGTTTCCTGAAAGTCCCAGATATCTTCTTATTGACAGAGGTGATGAGCTGAGCTGTGCCAAAG ctTTGAAGCGATTTCATGGTTCTTCAGAGGACTATCAAAGGGAGATGGAAGACATCCAGCGGGAATGTTTTGCCTTACATGGGGAGAAACCCAAGAAGCCCTGGCAATTATTCACGGATCGTGGTGTGAGATGGCAGCTCATTACTGTGATTGTGATGACTATGGGCCAACAGCTCAGTGGGATAAATGCT atTTATTTCTATGCAACTTACATTTTTGAACAAGCTGGGATCTCAGCAGAAAAAATCCCGTATGTGACACTCGGCACTGGAGCTTGTGAATGCCTCACAGCCCTCACCTGC GGTTTACTGATAGACTACGTGGGAAGAAGATGTCTCATCATCGGGGGTTATCTCCTTATGACCCTTTGGAGCATTGTTTTAACATTCTCTCTGACTTACCAG GAGCTGTACTCATGGGTGCCTTATGTGGGCATGACGTCTGTATTTGCCTTCATCTTGAGCTTTGGGTTGGGACCAG GTGGCATAACAAATACTCTGATAGCTGAATTATTTATACAGTCTTCACGTCCTGCTGCTTACATTATAGGAGGGACTATTAGTTGGATTAGTTTCTTCACAATTGGAATGCTCTTCCCCTTCATAGTG actgGACTGAAGCAGTATTGTTTTCTGGTGTTCTTACTGGAGTGTTCCTCAGTTGCTGCTTTCATCTTCCTTGTAATTCCTGAGAcaaaaaacaaatcttttctggAAATCAAAAAGGAATTCCACAAGCttaattttggaagaaataccaaaaaaaaggaaacagagcttTATGAAAGAAGACAACTCCAcgatgaatttttaaaaaattctgtgtaa
- the LOC142416658 gene encoding solute carrier family 2, facilitated glucose transporter member 11-like isoform X5, producing MIPKRKHIHRFLNETWTSRYHKELNPDLLTFLWSVIASIFSLGGLCGALIGGSMAIRLGRKGALLMNNIIAILASILMGISFPTGLFELLIAGRFLIGINSGIGICVQPLYIGEVAPKHLRGGMAMGTSIFLTGGILTGQIIGLRELLGGELYWPLLLSSSCLPAFAQLLFLPWFPESPRYLLIDRGDELSCAKALKRFHGSSEDYQREMEDIQRECFALHGEKPKKPWQLFTDRGVRWQLITVIVMTMGQQLSGINAIYFYATYIFEQAGISAEKIPYVTLGTGACECLTALTCGLLIDYVGRRCLIIGGYLLMTLWSIVLTFSLTYQELYSWVPYVGMTSVFAFILSFGLGPGGITNTLIAELFIQSSRPAAYIIGGTISWISFFTIGMLFPFIVTGLKQYCFLVFLLECSSVAAFIFLVIPETKNKSFLEIKKEFHKLNFGRNTKKKETELYERRQLHDEFLKNSV from the exons ATGATACCAAAGCGCAAG CATATACACAGGTTCTTAAATGAAACCTGGACTAGTCGTTACCACAAGGAACTAAATCCAGATTTGCTGACTTTTCTTTGGTCTGTCATTGCTTCTATATTTTCCCTTGGAGGCCTATGTGGAGCCCTCATTGGAGGCAGCATGGCGATTCGGCTAGGCAG aaaAGGAGCTCTTTTGATGAATAATATTATAGCAATACTGGCCTCCATTTTAATGGGGATCAGTTTTCCTACAGGATTGTTTGAGTTACTGATTGCTGGAAGGTTTTTGATTGGCATAAATTCAG GTATTGGGATTTGTGTGCAGCCTCTGTATATTGGGGAGGTTGCCCCAAAACATCTTAGAGGTGGCATGGCCATGGGGACTTCCATCTTTCTGACCGGGGGGATTCTGACAGGACAAATAATTGGTTTGAg AGAATTACTAGGTGGAGAATTGTATTGGCCTCTGTTGCTATCCAGCAGCTGTTTGCCAGCATTTGCCCAACTTTTATTCCTGCCATGGTTTCCTGAAAGTCCCAGATATCTTCTTATTGACAGAGGTGATGAGCTGAGCTGTGCCAAAG ctTTGAAGCGATTTCATGGTTCTTCAGAGGACTATCAAAGGGAGATGGAAGACATCCAGCGGGAATGTTTTGCCTTACATGGGGAGAAACCCAAGAAGCCCTGGCAATTATTCACGGATCGTGGTGTGAGATGGCAGCTCATTACTGTGATTGTGATGACTATGGGCCAACAGCTCAGTGGGATAAATGCT atTTATTTCTATGCAACTTACATTTTTGAACAAGCTGGGATCTCAGCAGAAAAAATCCCGTATGTGACACTCGGCACTGGAGCTTGTGAATGCCTCACAGCCCTCACCTGC GGTTTACTGATAGACTACGTGGGAAGAAGATGTCTCATCATCGGGGGTTATCTCCTTATGACCCTTTGGAGCATTGTTTTAACATTCTCTCTGACTTACCAG GAGCTGTACTCATGGGTGCCTTATGTGGGCATGACGTCTGTATTTGCCTTCATCTTGAGCTTTGGGTTGGGACCAG GTGGCATAACAAATACTCTGATAGCTGAATTATTTATACAGTCTTCACGTCCTGCTGCTTACATTATAGGAGGGACTATTAGTTGGATTAGTTTCTTCACAATTGGAATGCTCTTCCCCTTCATAGTG actgGACTGAAGCAGTATTGTTTTCTGGTGTTCTTACTGGAGTGTTCCTCAGTTGCTGCTTTCATCTTCCTTGTAATTCCTGAGAcaaaaaacaaatcttttctggAAATCAAAAAGGAATTCCACAAGCttaattttggaagaaataccaaaaaaaaggaaacagagcttTATGAAAGAAGACAACTCCAcgatgaatttttaaaaaattctgtgtaa
- the LOC142416658 gene encoding solute carrier family 2, facilitated glucose transporter member 11-like isoform X3 — translation MEYQPLLRGSSTHSKFPSWTLFLAVCAVGIGGTFQYGYNVSIINAPTQHIHRFLNETWTSRYHKELNPDLLTFLWSVIASIFSLGGLCGALIGGSMAIRLGRKGALLMNNIIAILASILMGISFPTGLFELLIAGRFLIGINSGIGICVQPLYIGEVAPKHLRGGMAMGTSIFLTGGILTGQIIGLRELLGGELYWPLLLSSSCLPAFAQLLFLPWFPESPRYLLIDRGDELSCAKALKRFHGSSEDYQREMEDIQRECFALHGEKPKKPWQLFTDRGVRWQLITVIVMTMGQQLSGINAIYFYATYIFEQAGISAEKIPYVTLGTGACECLTALTCELYSWVPYVGMTSVFAFILSFGLGPGGITNTLIAELFIQSSRPAAYIIGGTISWISFFTIGMLFPFIVTGLKQYCFLVFLLECSSVAAFIFLVIPETKNKSFLEIKKEFHKLNFGRNTKKKETELYERRQLHDEFLKNSV, via the exons ATGGAGTACCAGCCCCTGCTGAGAGGGTCTAGCACGCACAGCAAG TTCCCCAGCTGGACCTTGTTTCTGGCTGTTTGTGCTGTTGGAATTGGAGGGACCTTTCAGTATGGGTATAATGTTTCCATTATCAATGCACCCACCCAG CATATACACAGGTTCTTAAATGAAACCTGGACTAGTCGTTACCACAAGGAACTAAATCCAGATTTGCTGACTTTTCTTTGGTCTGTCATTGCTTCTATATTTTCCCTTGGAGGCCTATGTGGAGCCCTCATTGGAGGCAGCATGGCGATTCGGCTAGGCAG aaaAGGAGCTCTTTTGATGAATAATATTATAGCAATACTGGCCTCCATTTTAATGGGGATCAGTTTTCCTACAGGATTGTTTGAGTTACTGATTGCTGGAAGGTTTTTGATTGGCATAAATTCAG GTATTGGGATTTGTGTGCAGCCTCTGTATATTGGGGAGGTTGCCCCAAAACATCTTAGAGGTGGCATGGCCATGGGGACTTCCATCTTTCTGACCGGGGGGATTCTGACAGGACAAATAATTGGTTTGAg AGAATTACTAGGTGGAGAATTGTATTGGCCTCTGTTGCTATCCAGCAGCTGTTTGCCAGCATTTGCCCAACTTTTATTCCTGCCATGGTTTCCTGAAAGTCCCAGATATCTTCTTATTGACAGAGGTGATGAGCTGAGCTGTGCCAAAG ctTTGAAGCGATTTCATGGTTCTTCAGAGGACTATCAAAGGGAGATGGAAGACATCCAGCGGGAATGTTTTGCCTTACATGGGGAGAAACCCAAGAAGCCCTGGCAATTATTCACGGATCGTGGTGTGAGATGGCAGCTCATTACTGTGATTGTGATGACTATGGGCCAACAGCTCAGTGGGATAAATGCT atTTATTTCTATGCAACTTACATTTTTGAACAAGCTGGGATCTCAGCAGAAAAAATCCCGTATGTGACACTCGGCACTGGAGCTTGTGAATGCCTCACAGCCCTCACCTGC GAGCTGTACTCATGGGTGCCTTATGTGGGCATGACGTCTGTATTTGCCTTCATCTTGAGCTTTGGGTTGGGACCAG GTGGCATAACAAATACTCTGATAGCTGAATTATTTATACAGTCTTCACGTCCTGCTGCTTACATTATAGGAGGGACTATTAGTTGGATTAGTTTCTTCACAATTGGAATGCTCTTCCCCTTCATAGTG actgGACTGAAGCAGTATTGTTTTCTGGTGTTCTTACTGGAGTGTTCCTCAGTTGCTGCTTTCATCTTCCTTGTAATTCCTGAGAcaaaaaacaaatcttttctggAAATCAAAAAGGAATTCCACAAGCttaattttggaagaaataccaaaaaaaaggaaacagagcttTATGAAAGAAGACAACTCCAcgatgaatttttaaaaaattctgtgtaa
- the LOC142416658 gene encoding solute carrier family 2, facilitated glucose transporter member 11-like isoform X1, which yields MEYQPLLRGSSTHSKFPSWTLFLAVCAVGIGGTFQYGYNVSIINAPTQHIHRFLNETWTSRYHKELNPDLLTFLWSVIASIFSLGGLCGALIGGSMAIRLGRKGALLMNNIIAILASILMGISFPTGLFELLIAGRFLIGINSGIGICVQPLYIGEVAPKHLRGGMAMGTSIFLTGGILTGQIIGLRELLGGELYWPLLLSSSCLPAFAQLLFLPWFPESPRYLLIDRGDELSCAKALKRFHGSSEDYQREMEDIQRECFALHGEKPKKPWQLFTDRGVRWQLITVIVMTMGQQLSGINAIYFYATYIFEQAGISAEKIPYVTLGTGACECLTALTCGLLIDYVGRRCLIIGGYLLMTLWSIVLTFSLTYQELYSWVPYVGMTSVFAFILSFGLGPGGITNTLIAELFIQSSRPAAYIIGGTISWISFFTIGMLFPFIVTGLKQYCFLVFLLECSSVAAFIFLVIPETKNKSFLEIKKEFHKLNFGRNTKKKETELYERRQLHDEFLKNSV from the exons ATGGAGTACCAGCCCCTGCTGAGAGGGTCTAGCACGCACAGCAAG TTCCCCAGCTGGACCTTGTTTCTGGCTGTTTGTGCTGTTGGAATTGGAGGGACCTTTCAGTATGGGTATAATGTTTCCATTATCAATGCACCCACCCAG CATATACACAGGTTCTTAAATGAAACCTGGACTAGTCGTTACCACAAGGAACTAAATCCAGATTTGCTGACTTTTCTTTGGTCTGTCATTGCTTCTATATTTTCCCTTGGAGGCCTATGTGGAGCCCTCATTGGAGGCAGCATGGCGATTCGGCTAGGCAG aaaAGGAGCTCTTTTGATGAATAATATTATAGCAATACTGGCCTCCATTTTAATGGGGATCAGTTTTCCTACAGGATTGTTTGAGTTACTGATTGCTGGAAGGTTTTTGATTGGCATAAATTCAG GTATTGGGATTTGTGTGCAGCCTCTGTATATTGGGGAGGTTGCCCCAAAACATCTTAGAGGTGGCATGGCCATGGGGACTTCCATCTTTCTGACCGGGGGGATTCTGACAGGACAAATAATTGGTTTGAg AGAATTACTAGGTGGAGAATTGTATTGGCCTCTGTTGCTATCCAGCAGCTGTTTGCCAGCATTTGCCCAACTTTTATTCCTGCCATGGTTTCCTGAAAGTCCCAGATATCTTCTTATTGACAGAGGTGATGAGCTGAGCTGTGCCAAAG ctTTGAAGCGATTTCATGGTTCTTCAGAGGACTATCAAAGGGAGATGGAAGACATCCAGCGGGAATGTTTTGCCTTACATGGGGAGAAACCCAAGAAGCCCTGGCAATTATTCACGGATCGTGGTGTGAGATGGCAGCTCATTACTGTGATTGTGATGACTATGGGCCAACAGCTCAGTGGGATAAATGCT atTTATTTCTATGCAACTTACATTTTTGAACAAGCTGGGATCTCAGCAGAAAAAATCCCGTATGTGACACTCGGCACTGGAGCTTGTGAATGCCTCACAGCCCTCACCTGC GGTTTACTGATAGACTACGTGGGAAGAAGATGTCTCATCATCGGGGGTTATCTCCTTATGACCCTTTGGAGCATTGTTTTAACATTCTCTCTGACTTACCAG GAGCTGTACTCATGGGTGCCTTATGTGGGCATGACGTCTGTATTTGCCTTCATCTTGAGCTTTGGGTTGGGACCAG GTGGCATAACAAATACTCTGATAGCTGAATTATTTATACAGTCTTCACGTCCTGCTGCTTACATTATAGGAGGGACTATTAGTTGGATTAGTTTCTTCACAATTGGAATGCTCTTCCCCTTCATAGTG actgGACTGAAGCAGTATTGTTTTCTGGTGTTCTTACTGGAGTGTTCCTCAGTTGCTGCTTTCATCTTCCTTGTAATTCCTGAGAcaaaaaacaaatcttttctggAAATCAAAAAGGAATTCCACAAGCttaattttggaagaaataccaaaaaaaaggaaacagagcttTATGAAAGAAGACAACTCCAcgatgaatttttaaaaaattctgtgtaa
- the LOC142416658 gene encoding solute carrier family 2, facilitated glucose transporter member 11-like isoform X6: MEYQPLLRGSSTHSKFPSWTLFLAVCAVGIGGTFQYGYNVSIINAPTQHIHRFLNETWTSRYHKELNPDLLTFLWSVIASIFSLGGLCGALIGGSMAIRLGRKGALLMNNIIAILASILMGISFPTGLFELLIAGRFLIGINSGIGICVQPLYIGEVAPKHLRGGMAMGTSIFLTGGILTGQIIGLRELLGGELYWPLLLSSSCLPAFAQLLFLPWFPESPRYLLIDRGDELSCAKALKRFHGSSEDYQREMEDIQRECFALHGEKPKKPWQLFTDRGVRWQLITVIVMTMGQQLSGINAIYFYATYIFEQAGISAEKIPYVTLGTGACECLTALTCGLLIDYVGRRCLIIGGYLLMTLWSIVLTFSLTYQELYSWVPYVGMTSVFAFILSFGLGPGGITNTLIAELFIQSSRPAAYIIGGTISWISFFTIGMLFPFIVGKTSSGFDGQFLAD; the protein is encoded by the exons ATGGAGTACCAGCCCCTGCTGAGAGGGTCTAGCACGCACAGCAAG TTCCCCAGCTGGACCTTGTTTCTGGCTGTTTGTGCTGTTGGAATTGGAGGGACCTTTCAGTATGGGTATAATGTTTCCATTATCAATGCACCCACCCAG CATATACACAGGTTCTTAAATGAAACCTGGACTAGTCGTTACCACAAGGAACTAAATCCAGATTTGCTGACTTTTCTTTGGTCTGTCATTGCTTCTATATTTTCCCTTGGAGGCCTATGTGGAGCCCTCATTGGAGGCAGCATGGCGATTCGGCTAGGCAG aaaAGGAGCTCTTTTGATGAATAATATTATAGCAATACTGGCCTCCATTTTAATGGGGATCAGTTTTCCTACAGGATTGTTTGAGTTACTGATTGCTGGAAGGTTTTTGATTGGCATAAATTCAG GTATTGGGATTTGTGTGCAGCCTCTGTATATTGGGGAGGTTGCCCCAAAACATCTTAGAGGTGGCATGGCCATGGGGACTTCCATCTTTCTGACCGGGGGGATTCTGACAGGACAAATAATTGGTTTGAg AGAATTACTAGGTGGAGAATTGTATTGGCCTCTGTTGCTATCCAGCAGCTGTTTGCCAGCATTTGCCCAACTTTTATTCCTGCCATGGTTTCCTGAAAGTCCCAGATATCTTCTTATTGACAGAGGTGATGAGCTGAGCTGTGCCAAAG ctTTGAAGCGATTTCATGGTTCTTCAGAGGACTATCAAAGGGAGATGGAAGACATCCAGCGGGAATGTTTTGCCTTACATGGGGAGAAACCCAAGAAGCCCTGGCAATTATTCACGGATCGTGGTGTGAGATGGCAGCTCATTACTGTGATTGTGATGACTATGGGCCAACAGCTCAGTGGGATAAATGCT atTTATTTCTATGCAACTTACATTTTTGAACAAGCTGGGATCTCAGCAGAAAAAATCCCGTATGTGACACTCGGCACTGGAGCTTGTGAATGCCTCACAGCCCTCACCTGC GGTTTACTGATAGACTACGTGGGAAGAAGATGTCTCATCATCGGGGGTTATCTCCTTATGACCCTTTGGAGCATTGTTTTAACATTCTCTCTGACTTACCAG GAGCTGTACTCATGGGTGCCTTATGTGGGCATGACGTCTGTATTTGCCTTCATCTTGAGCTTTGGGTTGGGACCAG GTGGCATAACAAATACTCTGATAGCTGAATTATTTATACAGTCTTCACGTCCTGCTGCTTACATTATAGGAGGGACTATTAGTTGGATTAGTTTCTTCACAATTGGAATGCTCTTCCCCTTCATAGTG GGTAAAACCTCTTCTGGTTTTGACGGTCAATTCCTGGCAGACTGA
- the LOC142416658 gene encoding solute carrier family 2, facilitated glucose transporter member 11-like isoform X4, whose translation MLHVHHSFLLQHIHRFLNETWTSRYHKELNPDLLTFLWSVIASIFSLGGLCGALIGGSMAIRLGRKGALLMNNIIAILASILMGISFPTGLFELLIAGRFLIGINSGIGICVQPLYIGEVAPKHLRGGMAMGTSIFLTGGILTGQIIGLRELLGGELYWPLLLSSSCLPAFAQLLFLPWFPESPRYLLIDRGDELSCAKALKRFHGSSEDYQREMEDIQRECFALHGEKPKKPWQLFTDRGVRWQLITVIVMTMGQQLSGINAIYFYATYIFEQAGISAEKIPYVTLGTGACECLTALTCGLLIDYVGRRCLIIGGYLLMTLWSIVLTFSLTYQELYSWVPYVGMTSVFAFILSFGLGPGGITNTLIAELFIQSSRPAAYIIGGTISWISFFTIGMLFPFIVTGLKQYCFLVFLLECSSVAAFIFLVIPETKNKSFLEIKKEFHKLNFGRNTKKKETELYERRQLHDEFLKNSV comes from the exons ATGCTACACGTTCATCATTCCTTTCTACTGCAGCATATACACAGGTTCTTAAATGAAACCTGGACTAGTCGTTACCACAAGGAACTAAATCCAGATTTGCTGACTTTTCTTTGGTCTGTCATTGCTTCTATATTTTCCCTTGGAGGCCTATGTGGAGCCCTCATTGGAGGCAGCATGGCGATTCGGCTAGGCAG aaaAGGAGCTCTTTTGATGAATAATATTATAGCAATACTGGCCTCCATTTTAATGGGGATCAGTTTTCCTACAGGATTGTTTGAGTTACTGATTGCTGGAAGGTTTTTGATTGGCATAAATTCAG GTATTGGGATTTGTGTGCAGCCTCTGTATATTGGGGAGGTTGCCCCAAAACATCTTAGAGGTGGCATGGCCATGGGGACTTCCATCTTTCTGACCGGGGGGATTCTGACAGGACAAATAATTGGTTTGAg AGAATTACTAGGTGGAGAATTGTATTGGCCTCTGTTGCTATCCAGCAGCTGTTTGCCAGCATTTGCCCAACTTTTATTCCTGCCATGGTTTCCTGAAAGTCCCAGATATCTTCTTATTGACAGAGGTGATGAGCTGAGCTGTGCCAAAG ctTTGAAGCGATTTCATGGTTCTTCAGAGGACTATCAAAGGGAGATGGAAGACATCCAGCGGGAATGTTTTGCCTTACATGGGGAGAAACCCAAGAAGCCCTGGCAATTATTCACGGATCGTGGTGTGAGATGGCAGCTCATTACTGTGATTGTGATGACTATGGGCCAACAGCTCAGTGGGATAAATGCT atTTATTTCTATGCAACTTACATTTTTGAACAAGCTGGGATCTCAGCAGAAAAAATCCCGTATGTGACACTCGGCACTGGAGCTTGTGAATGCCTCACAGCCCTCACCTGC GGTTTACTGATAGACTACGTGGGAAGAAGATGTCTCATCATCGGGGGTTATCTCCTTATGACCCTTTGGAGCATTGTTTTAACATTCTCTCTGACTTACCAG GAGCTGTACTCATGGGTGCCTTATGTGGGCATGACGTCTGTATTTGCCTTCATCTTGAGCTTTGGGTTGGGACCAG GTGGCATAACAAATACTCTGATAGCTGAATTATTTATACAGTCTTCACGTCCTGCTGCTTACATTATAGGAGGGACTATTAGTTGGATTAGTTTCTTCACAATTGGAATGCTCTTCCCCTTCATAGTG actgGACTGAAGCAGTATTGTTTTCTGGTGTTCTTACTGGAGTGTTCCTCAGTTGCTGCTTTCATCTTCCTTGTAATTCCTGAGAcaaaaaacaaatcttttctggAAATCAAAAAGGAATTCCACAAGCttaattttggaagaaataccaaaaaaaaggaaacagagcttTATGAAAGAAGACAACTCCAcgatgaatttttaaaaaattctgtgtaa